Below is a window of Brassica napus cultivar Da-Ae chromosome A5, Da-Ae, whole genome shotgun sequence DNA.
ctttcgtcgttcacatggatgcaaaTCTCCCAACATGGTtcacagagtctatatgagtctgtataagttgatgacaaaaaaaaaaaaaatatatatatatatatatatatatatattaatctattggctattaaaaatatgatatatactttttgttctttaaaaactttatgttttttaaaaaaaaattggaaatactTTACTTTAGTttcttagttttattttatttgatatacaaaatatcaaaacataatttagactatttaacaatttttgtaaCAAGTTAGGAGTAATGGCatctaataaaaatatcaagatttaaaatccataagtatttaaaatgtgaataataaaattatactttaaatccaaaataaaacaaaagtaaaacatcaaattataatagattgtcgataacaaaaataaactaatacaaaattgttaacttcattttcttcaagtGGCATAGttaaatcttcatcaaaatctaaaaatcgcaaaaaaatagtttaatcgTCAgctatatatgataaaaattaacTTGAATACAAAATAGGTTCTAAtaacataaactaaaaaaatctaataaagaaaaagtaaaagttACCTACTGGTTCAACCGTCGCCGGATTCCGGGTTTTAATACTTTACAAGTTTTATTAGGTTTTTAAAAATGGTTTCTTCATAAAACGCAAACCAGATTATATATTGGGTCACCGGGTATATGTAATTATGAATAATGTTATATGAAATAATGTTAAATGATAATGTTTAACATTATCTGATTGCAGTAATTTACTGTTTCAAATCTTCTACAGCTGATATCATATGAAAAAAGATACGTGGAAACTGATAGAACGGTCTCTTGGGAAATTCTGTGTAGCTGTACCTAGGCctaggcctgggacggatccAGATATCCGAGAAATTTAGGGTATCCAGATTTGGATCCGTCTGATCCGTCGAATTCGTGGTTTTTGGATATCTggatttcggatatccgtctcgatattctattatccggatccggatccgtaaaaataatatttttttaaaaaaaatactatttttttaatataatacatcaattaaatatttatataagatttataaatatatttatatatgtctacaatattgtaaaaactataAGATAAGATTATAagataagattaattcatgtataaatattaatatatcaaatattaatattaatgaaatttaaaaattaatgtgttttaaaaatacggatctgaatccggatatccggacctaaaaattaagatatcagGATCCGATTTagacggatccaagattttactatccggattcggatccgggcaccccggatattttattttcggagcggatctcggatcgaatccggatctcggataataagttcCAAGCCAACCCGGTTATCTAAAACGCGGTTTAGGCGGCCGCTTACGCAGTGCTTAGACGATATCCCTTATAATATCGTGGTAATTACCTTCTAAACGCataaataattacattattgtaataataagtaatttattatttgtcaattatataattattatattatattatatattttatgaaaataaaacaatataaaatttatcagtaataaataataataattaatacaaaatgttatatatatttaacataatattataatttataaacaccTAGGGTGCATAATTAATTAGTGTTCGATTATTCGTTTTAGAGGCTAGGCATAGTATCACCGTCTGGTTAGCGCCTAGCACTTTTTTGAACACTGGCTGTAGCACATGCCCATTCCATTTCTGCAAACTATAAACTGAAACGGTTATTATAGAGACTTAACCACCCCACTATCTATCTTACTAAAACAAAagtacaatttaaaaaatggagaATTGATCAAATATGACttaaaatttcaatacaaaTGCAAAATTAAACATCCTATTAAATCAATTACAAAGTAATCTAAGTAATTAGTATAATTACCATTATGTCCATATGACCaaataacaaatcaaaattttattttaccattttatcATTTCAAAGTCTacacttaacaaaaaaaatctattaggAGGAGAGTTCTTAAGAAGTCAAAAATGAACAAAGGAGAAAACGGGTTCaataaacagagaaaatgaaaaatatcaaatatcagAGAAATGTATAAGAAAAcgagaattcggccaaaaaaaacctcaactttacacgaattgccaaaacaaacataaactTTGGAGCTggccaaaaaaacaccaaactttcattgactttagaattaattaacaatgttttcgctgacttgccaatttagctcgccgtcaacaaatttaacagaaatatttgacgtcgtttattgttgacgttaagtgaaacgacgtcgttttcaaatgagatgaaacgacgtcgttttacacgatttgaaattaaaaatatgtaaacccctagattcgaacccaggttggtTGGTCAAGTGAGAAGGTGTTTTACCACTGGGCTACTGGCACTTTAAATGTACTTACTAacatatttacttttatttggtacatattaaatataaaaaattttctaaaaaacttaataagatctttaaaattccaaaaaaattaaaaaaataaagaagatttttataaaaaattttctaaaaaacttaataagatctttaaaattaataaaaaaattaaaaaaataaagaagatttttataaaaaataaaaattcttccaaaattttctaaaaaattaaaacaaactttaaattccaaaaatttgaaaaaaataaagaaattttttataacataaattttgaaattaaaattgaaaataaaattttattttctttaaaaaaataataaaatatttttctttaaaaaaaataaaaaaatcttccaaaaatttcataaaattaattttgaattaaaactaaatatttgtttttctttaaaaattccaaaattttcattttttaaaaaaaaaatccaaatttttaaaaattataataaaatgcaaaaaattaaagttagaattatcaactttttatgtgtgtataattaatttcaacttttagcaaatgtattaaaaaaattgaaaattttggaagattttttatttttttgaaaagaaaaaataaaattttattttctattttaatttcaaaattaattttataaaaaagttctttattttttcaattttttggaattttaaaaatctttttaagtttttagaaaattttggaagagtttttattttttaaaaagaaaaataaaattttatttttaattttaatttttaaattaattttataaaagtaaacatgttagtaaaTACATTGAAAGTGCCTGTAGCCCAGTGGTAAAATACATTCCCATTTGACCAaccaacctgggttcgaatccatgggtttacatatttttaatttcaaatcgtgtaaaacgacgtcgatgaaacgacgtcgtttcacttaacgtcaacaataaacgacgtcaaatatttctgttaaatttgttgacggcgtgctaaattggcaagtcagcgaaaacattgttaattaattctaaagtcaatgaaagtttggtgtttttttggccAGCCCCAAAGTTCATGTTTGTTTTGGCAATTCGTGTAAAGTTaaggttttttttggccgaattcccACAATCCAACTTATAACATTTAAGAAGTAAACCCTTACACCAAAAAGACACAATAGCAACAAAAAAGGAACGCAAAAGGTCTaatctctcaaaaaaaaaaaaaaaatgattacctGTTTCGGAACGATTCGGTTCCCAAGAAAGGAAAATcaaatctttttatttacatcAAATCTTAGTTCATATAACCAATTAACGCCATAAACCAGAATCTTAAACCAAATTTTAAGATTCACAAGCCATTGGTCTCAATTACATCACCTAGCTTGGAATCGATATCCGATTTGGCCAACGATATGAGACAGACTGGACTCCGAAGGTTATTATTGGAGGTGGGTTTCACCCAACTCTAAATCCGGTTTGAGAATCCAGTCCAACATTTCAAATGCCCTTCAACCATGAAGAACTAAAGTCCAACAGCACCGAGATGATACGGTCAATCCAAAACGTAAAAGAGATCAGGTCATTAAAGACAGTCTTGATGTATCGAGTTTTTATAGGTTAAAGAGGAAGGAGGTGGAGAGTTAAGTTGTGTTACCACTGATGAGTAATCAAGGATCTTTGAAGAGGGATTCTAATAGTCAATTCTGTTACACCGGAAAAGAGCAACAAGTTATCAATACATTAAAGCCGTCGACACTCGTTACAAATTAgttcaaagtaaaaaaaaatataatgatatatttggactaaatggtttatatattttcggGCCAATAACAGGCCTAGTAACAACTTGCAATGGCATACAAGGTTTGTCACATGAGAAGTAACTCCCCACTTGCTCATTTAATTTGCAGATGTGGATAGGCTGAGTTTTGAGCATGAAtcccttttatatattaaatttttttgttaatatttccTTTCAAtataattattcttttttttttaattcactcTATCCTAAGAAATAAACTTGTAGGAAAAGAAAGACcagtaataataaataaattattatttttttctttaattcacTCACTAGTGTGTTTGAGCGGGTTTTCGGGATTACTTGTTTTATATCTGGTGTCTGAGCTTGTTCCCATATGGTAGTTGCGTTCCTGGAAATCATTTTTCAAACTCAAATAATTAAACGTTCATCCCTTTCACTTTCATCTCTTTTTCGGCTTAGTTTAGCGTTTCTTTTCCTGCAGTTTATTGTGTTTCTCCACCATGCTCCTCCTAGAGCCGGCATAGGAGTGGAGGGGGGCAAGGGGGTGTTCACTCTAGGgcctaaacttttttttttgcataaatagtaataaaatgatctaatttttgtaaaagaaaattaaaaataaggtCCAAAAACATTTAAGTTACTGTAGacatatgtaaataaataaatttaaaaacaattttgtcGACCTTGGCTTCACCTCAACTTTGACTTTTTCTTTTAGCCTAGTTTATGGGTTTAGTGTCTTTGCTAAACTTTGGCTCCGGATAGTGTGCATATCACCTTACCGGTTTATGACTCGAGAAAGATTGCAAACTTTTGTTGACTTTGTGTATACTCTTCTTAATATTAGATCaatagatgacaaaaaaaaattctataatacTCAGTAGGACAAACGATGTTTTGTTTCATTCAAggaatatatcaattttatCTCTGAGGAGACTGCTAAGAACACGTTTAATGAAAGGTTCTTAAAATTAaattcttagcggaatataagaacgtgtctcttaacttttaactaaaaaaaattaagaacctgTTAAGCAAATTACTCTCTTCTTAACAAAGAAAGGTCTTCGACTCTTTGTAACATGACTGaatcaacatatattttacaCGATTAATTGCATTGGCGCATACAGTCAAGACAGATAATAACATATGGAGTTTGTCTTGATGGCATGGCAAGCGTTTTGATCTGAAGCCAATACAAAGTCAATGCCTCATCACCAAAAAATATCTAATTGCTTCTTCAAAACTGAGAAGTTCTAAAACGGAATCTAAATGGAACCAAAATTCAATTTGAGTACCATTAACAATTTTTTCCCACCtactaaaatgacatttttctctttttttttttttttttttggtcaaaactaaaataacatttttctaAACTTACTTATCAACTGTTAAAAGAAGTTGAATGGtatttaattaaactaaacACAGACGTAGCGTATCACATCATCTTGTTCTTTTAAGATAAACTAATGCAAGATATTAAATAACAGAAAACCATATGGAAATATTACATGCCTACTAGTACGACTAATCATTTCGATTTGCGAACTTGCAATGAGACGTGTTATACTATTTACTTCTCATATATCCGATAAGTTCGTCGACGTAGCGAGAATTCTCATCCATGTTCCCAAACAAACCCATCATGAGCTTTGTTTTTGCCCTAATGGACTCGCCTGCATCATCAACCATTGCCAATCGAACCGAGTGAGCCACCGagtcagaatcaaacgagcctTTTTCCTCATCTCTAGGGATCTCAACACCAAGTCCCTTCCCCTCCAACAGCCTAGTGTTGAGCCCTTGCTCATTCAACACCGGGAACAAGATAGGTACTCGGCCGAACCCTAACCCTTCCACCAATGAGTTCCAGCCGCAGTGCGTCAAGAACCCGCCCACCGAGCTGTGACTCAGTATTTTGACCTGAGGAACCCAGCCAACATTAACCATGCCACGTCCAGCAACTCGTTCCACGTACCCATCTAGAATCTGTGACTCGTTTCTTATAACCCAAAAGAAAGGCACCTCTGATTTCTCCAACCCATGAGCGAGCTCGGTGAACTCTGCTGGAGGAAGGCTCGCCTCGGTACCTAGTGCCACGTAGACAACTGAGTTAATGCTCTGCTTGTCGAGCCACTTCTTTATACCAACCCATGTTTTATCTCCTTCGACTTCGTCTTCAGTATCGGTTGGCAAAAACCCTGTCGGAAACACGGGTTTTCGATACAGATCTTTTAGTAAACCAAGCCACTCTGGTTCAAATCCCGTCGAGGTATGGACGAAGACCGCATCAGACTCAGAGATCGAGTAGCCGAACCGTGCAGAATCAGAGACTCCATTCGTATCTTTCCCCCTCTTGTCACCGACCAAAGTCACTTCGTGATAACGATATGCCATGTTCGATTGGAACGGGATCCACGGCGGCACGACCGTGAAGTCTTCCGGCGTAGATCTGACCCCTTCTAACAACAACGATGGCGGTCCCAAGAAGCAGAGAGAGGCTGCGTTAAAGATGCTGAAGAAGGCCTTCGAGATTCCCAGCTCCGCCGCAACTGGAGGAAGCCAGTGAGCAGCGTAGTCATATATGACCCAGTCCGGAGACTCCTCTTGGAGAAACTCCGTCAAAGGTTTCTGGAGGAGATCGAAGGCGGATTTGAGAGACGGTTGCTTGCTGTAAGTCACGTCCATGGAGCATTCGGAGCCAGGAGTTGAGCCGGGGAAGGGAACGAGAGGGAAAGAGACAAAGGTGATGAAggaagagaggcttgatggtAAATTGGGAAGTCTCTCGATGTTTCTTGGTGTCGATATGAAGGAGACCTTGTGACCCTTTTGCGCAAGCAACTTGGACATACGGAAAAACGGAAGAAGATGACCCATAGCAAGCCATGGAAACATGGCTACATGCATAGCTCCTTCTCCCCTCTCCATTTTTGTGTGTTATCTCTGCATCTCCAATAAACAGTCTAactatcacatatatatattagaactGGTTTAAGTCTGTAACTATCGCTACGTGGTTTAACTAAAAGACAATTTGGAATATGCTTCTCTTTTGAAATAAATTAGCGTCAacaatttagaatttaaaagaCAAAACGGAAAGTTAATTAGTCGGCTCCACGtttacaaacttataatatgttataaaaagaCCGCCAGTGTAGTAAGTCAAGAAGTGGATAGCTCAATAGCCTCgttttcaattttattagaGTTGGACTGGAGTTTGGTGCAAACTGCAATGTTTAGTCTTCAcaaatattataagaaaataggTTTTTTTCAAACCA
It encodes the following:
- the LOC111212541 gene encoding UDP-glycosyltransferase 91C1-like codes for the protein MERGEGAMHVAMFPWLAMGHLLPFFRMSKLLAQKGHKVSFISTPRNIERLPNLPSSLSSFITFVSFPLVPFPGSTPGSECSMDVTYSKQPSLKSAFDLLQKPLTEFLQEESPDWVIYDYAAHWLPPVAAELGISKAFFSIFNAASLCFLGPPSLLLEGVRSTPEDFTVVPPWIPFQSNMAYRYHEVTLVGDKRGKDTNGVSDSARFGYSISESDAVFVHTSTGFEPEWLGLLKDLYRKPVFPTGFLPTDTEDEVEGDKTWVGIKKWLDKQSINSVVYVALGTEASLPPAEFTELAHGLEKSEVPFFWVIRNESQILDGYVERVAGRGMVNVGWVPQVKILSHSSVGGFLTHCGWNSLVEGLGFGRVPILFPVLNEQGLNTRLLEGKGLGVEIPRDEEKGSFDSDSVAHSVRLAMVDDAGESIRAKTKLMMGLFGNMDENSRYVDELIGYMRSK